GACGCCATCCCAGGTGCCGGGGTGAAGAAGGGCGACGTGGTCAAGGCCGTCGTCGTTCGCACCGTCAAGGAGCGGCGCCGTCCCGACGGCAGCTACATCAAGTTCGACGAGAACGCCGCGGTTCTGCTCAAGAACGACGGTGACCCCCGAGGCACCCGCATCTTCGGCCCGGTGGGCCGCGAGCTGCGCGACAAGCGGTACATGAAGATCATTTCGTTGGCGCCGGAGGTGCTGTGATGGGGCTGAAGGTGCGTAAGGGCGACACCGTTCTGGTGATCGCCGGCAAGGACAAGGGTGCGCGGGGCAAGGTCATTCAGGCCTACCCGGACACCGACCGCGTCCTGGTCGAGGGTGTGAACCGGATCAAGAAGCACACCAAGGTCTCGACGACCCAGCGTGGTGCCAAGACCGGCGGCATCGTCACCCAGGAAGCGCCCATCCACGTGTCCAACGTGCAGGTGGTCGACGCGGACAACAAGCCGACCCGCGTGGGCAAGCGCGAGGACGAGAACGGCCGTCGGGTTCGTTTCTCCCGTCGTACCGGTAAGGACCTGTGATGACCGTGACCGACACCGCTACCGAAGCAGCTCCCAAGCCGCGGCTCAAGCTGCGCTACCAGAGCGAGATCAAGGACGCGCTGCAGAAGGAATTCGGCATCGCGAACGTGATGCAGATTCCCGGCGTGACCAAGGTCGTCGTCAACATGGGCGTCGGCGAGGCGGCCCGTGACGCCAAGCTGATCGAAGGCGCCGTGCGCGATCTGGCCACCATCACCGGGCAGAAGCCGGTGATCCGCAAGGCCACCAAGTCCATCGCCCAGTTCAAGCTGCGCGAGGGCATGCCGATCGGCGCGAAGGTCACCCTGCGCAACGATCGGATGTGGGAGTTCCTGGACCGGTTGCTGACCATCGCGCTGCCCCGTATCCGCGACTTCCGCGGCCTGTCGGCCACCCAGTTCGACGGCCACGGCAACTACACGTTCGGCCTGAACGAGCAGTCGATGTTCCACGAGATCAACATCGACCGGATCGATCGGCCGCGAGGCATGGACATCACGGTCGTCACGACGGCGACGACGGACGACCAGGGGCGCGCGCTGCTGCGGCAGCTGGGCTTCCCGTTCAAGGAGAACTGATCGCATGGCCAAGACCGCTCTGATCATGAAGTCCAAGCGCAAGCCGAAGTTCGCGGTGCGCGGATACACCCGGTGCAACCGCTGCGGCCGGCCGCACTCGGTCTACCGCAAGTTCGGCCTGTGCCGGATCTGCCTGCGGGAGATGGCGCACGCGGGCGAGCTGCCCGGCGTGACCAAGTCCTCCTGGTAGACCCTGGCCCTGCGCGCCACCCGGCCAAGCAAGCTTCGTCGGTGAAACCACGACATCGGACCAGGCATCCGGGCGATCAGCCCGGATGAACCGGCCGAGAAAGGCACGACCCACATGTCCATGACCGACCCGATCGCGGATTTCCTCACCAGGATCCGCAACGCCAGCTCGGCGTACCACGACGAGGTCGTCATGCCCTTCTCCAAGTTGAAGGGCAGCATCTCCGACATCCTGGTCAAGGAGGGCTACATCGCCTCCTGGACCACCGCCGACGCCACCGTCGGCAAGTCGCTTGTCGTCAAGCTCAAGTACGGCCCCAACCGGGAGCGTTCGATCGCCGGCATCCGGCGCGTCTCCAAGCCGGGCCTGCGGGTCTACGCCCGCTCGACCGAGCTGCCCAAGGTCCTCGGTGGCCTGGGCATCGCGATCATCTCCACGTCCAACGGGCTGCTGACCGATCGTCAGGCCGCGAAGAAGAAGGTGGGCGGGGAAGTCCTCGCCTACGTCTGGTAAGGGGGTAGGGACATGTCTCGAATCGGACGACTGCCGATCCCCGTTCCCGCGGGCGTCGACGTCAAGATCGACGGTTCCTCGGTCACGGTGAAGGGCCCCAAGGGCTCGCTCACCCACGCCGTGGTCGAACCGATCGCGGTGGCCCAGGAGGGCACCGAGCTCAAGGTCACCCGGCCCGACGACGACCGCGACTCGCGGGCCCGTCACGGCCTGACCCGGACCCTGCTGAACAACATGGTCGTGGGGGTCACCCAGGGCTACAGCAAGTCCATGGAGATCGTGGGCGTCGGTTACCGCGTCACCGCCAAGGGCAAGGACCTCGAGTTCGCCCTGGGCTACTCGCACCCGGTGCCGGTTCCGGCTCCCGAGGGCATCAGTTTCGTCGTCGAGTCCCCGATCAAGTTCCGCGTCGAGGGCATCGACAAGCAGCAGGTCGGCGAGGTCGCCGCCAAGATCCGCAAGCTGCGCAAGCCCGACCCGTACAAGGGCAAGGGCGTCCGCTACGCGGGCGAGGTCGTGCGGCGCAAGGTCGGAAAGACAGGTAAGTGACGATGGCAGCATCTGTTTCCCACGCCCGGCGGGTTTCCCGGGCCCGTCGCCACTTCCGGCTGCGCAAGCGCGTCTCGGGTACCCCGAGCCGTCCGCGGCTGGTCGTCAACCGGTCGGCGCGGCACATCGCCGTCCAGCTGGTCGACGACACCGTTGGCCGCACCCTGGTCTCGGCGTCCACCCTCGAGGCGGACCTGCGGGCCACCGAGGGCGACAAGACCGCCAAGGCCCGCAAGGTCGGCGAGCTCGTCGGCCGGCGTGCGGTGGAGCTGGGTGTCACCACGGTGGTCTTCGACCGCGGCGGCGACGCCTACCACGGCCGGATCGCGGCCCTCGCGGATGGCGCCCGTAGCGCCGGCCTGGAGTTCTGATGATTCACAACATGATCGAGAGGGATATCTGATGCCCGGACAACAGCGCGGCGGCTTCGGCGGCGGCGGCGACCGGAGCAACGATCGCGGAGACCGGCGGGATCGCCGGGGCGGTCGCGACGGTGGCCGTCGCGATGCCCCCGCGGAGAAGAACCCGTTGCTCGAGCGGATCGTGGTGACCAACCGGGTCGCCAAGGTCGTCAAGGGTGGTCGGCGGTTCTCGTTCACCGCTCTGGTCGTCGTCGGTGACGGCGACGGGCAGGTCGGCGTCGGTTACGGCAAGGCCAAGGAAATCCCGGCCGCCATCGCCAAGGGCGTCGAGGAAGCCAAGAAGTACATGTTCCGGGTGCCCCGGATCGCCGCCACCATCCCGCACCCCGTGCAGGGTGAGGCGGCCGCCGGCGTCGTGCTGCTGCGCCCGGCGTCCCCCGGTACCGGTGTCATCGCCGGTGGACCGGTGCGCGCCGTGCTCGAGTGCGCCGGCATCCACGACGTGCTGAGCAAGTCGCTCGGCTCGGACAATCCGATCAACATCGTGCACGCCACGATCGACGCCCTCAAGCGGCTGCAGCAGCCCGAGGCCGTGGCCGCCCGTCGTGGGCTGCCGATCGAGGACGTCGCCCCGGCGGCGATGCTCCGGGCGCGTGCCGGTCAGGGAGTCTGACATGAGCGATCAGAAGGTCAAGGTCACCCAGGTCAAGTCGACCATCGGGAACAAGCGGGGGGCCCGCGAGTCGGTCCGCTCGCTCGGCCTGCGCAAGATTCACCAGAGCGTCGTGGTCGACGACAACGCGGTCAACCGCGGCTACATCAATCGCGCGTCCCACCTGCTCACGGTCGAGGTCGTGCAGGGGAGTGACGCGTCATGACGATCAAGCTGCACGATCTGCGGCCGGCCAAAGGCGCCAAGCGGGCCAAGGTCCGCGTCGGCCGTGGTGAGGGCTCCAAGGGCAAGACGGCGGGTCGGGGCACCAAGGGCACCGGCGCGCGCAAGAACGTCTCGCCCCGTTTCGAGGGTGGACAGCTGCCGCTGCACATGCGGCTGCCCAAGCTCAAGGGCTTCAAGAACCGCTTCAAGGTCACCTTCCAGGTGGTCAACGTCGGCCAGCTGGCCGAGCTGTTCCCGCAGGGCGGGACCGTCGGGGTGGCCGAGCTGGTCGCCGCCGGTGCCGTCCGCAAGGGTCACAAGGTCAAGGTGCTCGGCGACGGCGACCTGAACGGCGTCGTCCTGCAGCTCACCGTGGATGCCGCGTCCGGCTCGGCCAAGGAGAAGATCTCCGCGGCCGGCGGCAGCGTCACCACGTCCTGATCTGTTCCACTCGCAGTAGCCCAGCGCCACCCGCCCCCGTCACTGGGGTCGGGTGGCGTTCGGCTTTTCCGATCCCTTTCCGATCCGTTTCCGATCCGTTTCCGGGTTCTGTTCGGGTCCTGTTGGTGCTCCGTTCCGGCCCTGTTCCGCTCGCTTTTCCGGGCCGTCCCCGAGCCTGGGGTATGTCCGCCTCATCCGATTCGGAGCATTTCCGAGCGGTTGCGGCCAAGTGTCGCCGTTGGTTCACCATCCGTTCACCATCGACTCCTACCGTCCGGCAAGCCGATGGGTCGACGCCGAGGTCGAGCTTTCCCACTGTCGGTTTCCGCTTCAGTGGACCCGCCCCACCGTGACTCGGGGGGCGAACAGATCGAGGACCGATGTCGACAACCCTGTTCCTGGTGACGGTAGTCATCATCACCGCACTGTTCTTCGATTTCACCAACGGCTTCCACGACAGCGCCAACGCGATGGCCACCTCGGTGGCCACCGGCGCCCTCAAGCCCAAGGTTGCCGTGTTGATCGCGGCCATCCTGAACGTCGCGGGCGCGTTCCTGTCCACCGAGGTGGCCAAGACGATCTCCGGCGGCATCGTCAACGACGCCGTGGTCACCCCGACAATGATCTTTGCCGGGTTGGTCGGGGCCATCCTGTGGAACCTGATGACCTGGCTGTTCGGTTTGCCGTCTAGCTCCTCGCACGCCCTGTTCGGCGGCCTGATCGGCGCCGTGCTGATCGGTGCCGGCGCGTCCGGGGTCAACTTCTCGGTGGTCGTCTCCAAGATCCTGCTGCCCGCGGTGATGGCTCCGCTGGTCGCCGGTCTGGCCGCCGGCCTGGCCACCTTCCTGCTCTACAAGCTGATCAAGCGGGCCGACGCCGAGCCGGCCGCCGGCTGGTTCCGGCACGCCCAGTCCGTGTCCGCCTCCCTGGTCGCTCTGTCCCACGGCACCAGCGACGGGCAGAAGACCATGGGCGTCATCACCCTGGTGCTGATCACCGCCGGATACCAGGAGGCGGGCACCGGCCCGCAGTTCTGGGTGGTCGCGGCGGCCGGTCTGGCCATCGGCATCGGTACCTACTCCGGTGGCTGGCGGATCATGCGGACGATGGGCAAGGGCATCGTCGACGTCAAGTCCCCGCAGGGCTTCGCGGCCGAGACGACTTCGGCCGCGGCGATCCTGGCCTCCTCGCACATGGGCTTCGGACTGTCCACCACCCAGGTCTGCTCCGGCTCGATCATGGGCTCGGGCGTGGGCAAGAAGCTGGCCGAGGTGCGCTGGGGCACCGCGCGCAAGATCCTCTACGGCTGGCTGCTGACCCTGCCGGCGGCCGCCCTGGTCGGCGGCGTCGCCGCGGCCATCGCGCTGACCGGAACCATCGGCCTGCTGCTGGTGTTCCTCGCCCTGCTGGTCGGGGCCGGCACCATCTACGCGATCTCCAAGCGGTCCCCGGTGGACAGCGCCAACGTCAACGACTCCGCCGAAGTGACGATCAACCCGGTCAAGCAGCCGGCCGACGTCTGATGCCGGCACTCTCTGCTCGCCCGACCCGACCTGAGACAGGAACGACGACATGAAGATCGACTGGGCATCCCTGGGGCTGGTCGCGGTGACCACCGTGGTGGCCGCCATCGCCATCGTCGGCATCTTCTCGCTGGGGGTGTCGGCGCTGACCTCCGGCGGCCGCACCGCCAGCGGAGCGGCCACGCCGAGCGCCACCGCCCGGATCGGCGGTTACCTGTGTCTGGGGGTGTCGGGGCTGCTCGTCCTGTACGGGCTGTACCTGATCGTCCCGCAGTTCCACTGAGTGCACCGGTCTAGACGACCCCACTGACCGACCCCACTGATCGACCCTGAGGACGACCGTCCGGTCCGGGAGAACTGATGAGCGAACAACCGCTGCACGACGCCCGCGGCCAGGTCGTCGTCGGGGTCGACGATTCCACCGAATCCGCCGAGGCCGCCGCCTGGGCGGCGGACGAGGCGAGCCGGCGGCGGACCGGCCTGATGCTGGTCTCGGCCTACTCGGTGCCGCACCGCGGCCTGCTGGCCTACGACGTGATGTCCGAGGACTATGCCGGGGTGCTGCGCACGCAGCAGCAGGACCTGCACCGGCGGATCGCCTCCGGACTGCTGGAGCGGCACCCCGAGCTGCCCATCACCAGCGCGGTCGAGACCGGGCATCCGGTGGACGTGCTGCTCGGCCGCTCGGCCGGCGCCGCCCTGCTGGTCGTGTCCACCCGGGAGCGCGGCCGGTTCCGGCGGCTGATCGGCGGTTCGGTGGCCATCGGCCTGGCCGGGCACTCGCCGGTACCGCTGGCGGTGATCCGTCCGGGTGCGGCGCAGCCCCGGTCCGGGCCGATCGTGGTGGGCGTCGACGGATCGGCCGCCAGCCAGCCGGCGGTCGCGCTGGCCTACCAGGAGGCCTCGCTCCGCGGGGCCGAACTGGTCGCCCTGCACGCCTGGCACGACGACCTGACCGTCGAGGTCGACGAGCA
This genomic window from Nakamurella multipartita DSM 44233 contains:
- the rplN gene encoding 50S ribosomal protein L14; amino-acid sequence: MIQQESRLRVADNTGAKEILCIRVLGGSSRRYAGIGDIIVATVKDAIPGAGVKKGDVVKAVVVRTVKERRRPDGSYIKFDENAAVLLKNDGDPRGTRIFGPVGRELRDKRYMKIISLAPEVL
- the rplX gene encoding 50S ribosomal protein L24; this translates as MGLKVRKGDTVLVIAGKDKGARGKVIQAYPDTDRVLVEGVNRIKKHTKVSTTQRGAKTGGIVTQEAPIHVSNVQVVDADNKPTRVGKREDENGRRVRFSRRTGKDL
- the rplE gene encoding 50S ribosomal protein L5 translates to MTVTDTATEAAPKPRLKLRYQSEIKDALQKEFGIANVMQIPGVTKVVVNMGVGEAARDAKLIEGAVRDLATITGQKPVIRKATKSIAQFKLREGMPIGAKVTLRNDRMWEFLDRLLTIALPRIRDFRGLSATQFDGHGNYTFGLNEQSMFHEINIDRIDRPRGMDITVVTTATTDDQGRALLRQLGFPFKEN
- a CDS encoding type Z 30S ribosomal protein S14, producing MAKTALIMKSKRKPKFAVRGYTRCNRCGRPHSVYRKFGLCRICLREMAHAGELPGVTKSSW
- the rpsH gene encoding 30S ribosomal protein S8 translates to MSMTDPIADFLTRIRNASSAYHDEVVMPFSKLKGSISDILVKEGYIASWTTADATVGKSLVVKLKYGPNRERSIAGIRRVSKPGLRVYARSTELPKVLGGLGIAIISTSNGLLTDRQAAKKKVGGEVLAYVW
- the rplF gene encoding 50S ribosomal protein L6; the encoded protein is MSRIGRLPIPVPAGVDVKIDGSSVTVKGPKGSLTHAVVEPIAVAQEGTELKVTRPDDDRDSRARHGLTRTLLNNMVVGVTQGYSKSMEIVGVGYRVTAKGKDLEFALGYSHPVPVPAPEGISFVVESPIKFRVEGIDKQQVGEVAAKIRKLRKPDPYKGKGVRYAGEVVRRKVGKTGK
- the rplR gene encoding 50S ribosomal protein L18, with protein sequence MAASVSHARRVSRARRHFRLRKRVSGTPSRPRLVVNRSARHIAVQLVDDTVGRTLVSASTLEADLRATEGDKTAKARKVGELVGRRAVELGVTTVVFDRGGDAYHGRIAALADGARSAGLEF
- the rpsE gene encoding 30S ribosomal protein S5; the protein is MPGQQRGGFGGGGDRSNDRGDRRDRRGGRDGGRRDAPAEKNPLLERIVVTNRVAKVVKGGRRFSFTALVVVGDGDGQVGVGYGKAKEIPAAIAKGVEEAKKYMFRVPRIAATIPHPVQGEAAAGVVLLRPASPGTGVIAGGPVRAVLECAGIHDVLSKSLGSDNPINIVHATIDALKRLQQPEAVAARRGLPIEDVAPAAMLRARAGQGV
- the rpmD gene encoding 50S ribosomal protein L30; its protein translation is MSDQKVKVTQVKSTIGNKRGARESVRSLGLRKIHQSVVVDDNAVNRGYINRASHLLTVEVVQGSDAS
- the rplO gene encoding 50S ribosomal protein L15, with the protein product MTIKLHDLRPAKGAKRAKVRVGRGEGSKGKTAGRGTKGTGARKNVSPRFEGGQLPLHMRLPKLKGFKNRFKVTFQVVNVGQLAELFPQGGTVGVAELVAAGAVRKGHKVKVLGDGDLNGVVLQLTVDAASGSAKEKISAAGGSVTTS
- a CDS encoding inorganic phosphate transporter, which translates into the protein MSTTLFLVTVVIITALFFDFTNGFHDSANAMATSVATGALKPKVAVLIAAILNVAGAFLSTEVAKTISGGIVNDAVVTPTMIFAGLVGAILWNLMTWLFGLPSSSSHALFGGLIGAVLIGAGASGVNFSVVVSKILLPAVMAPLVAGLAAGLATFLLYKLIKRADAEPAAGWFRHAQSVSASLVALSHGTSDGQKTMGVITLVLITAGYQEAGTGPQFWVVAAAGLAIGIGTYSGGWRIMRTMGKGIVDVKSPQGFAAETTSAAAILASSHMGFGLSTTQVCSGSIMGSGVGKKLAEVRWGTARKILYGWLLTLPAAALVGGVAAAIALTGTIGLLLVFLALLVGAGTIYAISKRSPVDSANVNDSAEVTINPVKQPADV
- a CDS encoding universal stress protein translates to MSEQPLHDARGQVVVGVDDSTESAEAAAWAADEASRRRTGLMLVSAYSVPHRGLLAYDVMSEDYAGVLRTQQQDLHRRIASGLLERHPELPITSAVETGHPVDVLLGRSAGAALLVVSTRERGRFRRLIGGSVAIGLAGHSPVPLAVIRPGAAQPRSGPIVVGVDGSAASQPAVALAYQEASLRGAELVALHAWHDDLTVEVDEQGLIGADIDEASLRQIEQALVSEELAGYAQTYPDVVVRPVVRKGDPITELLELSADAAMVIVGSRGRGGFKGSVLGSTGQALIAHADAPVVVVRPLD